From Candidatus Binataceae bacterium, the proteins below share one genomic window:
- a CDS encoding serine hydrolase domain-containing protein has translation MSERIIDAVLPKLTARIHQVMAQQGVPGVALGLVEDQQVLWSGGFGYADVASQRAMDADAICGVASITKTFTATAIMQVRDQGRLSLDDPVGRYIPEIRKVRPRFGTLKDLTLRRLMTHRSGLIGEAPTGHWWEMKFPSVAEILALLPQVEMVIEPDSIFKYNNLAFVLLGEVIARITGRTYRDYIRRQILQPLQMRSSGFDLANPRNATGYMPERYQDEPEVSPDPSTNGYLAAAGLRSCVTDLAKWVSLQFRTGQAERAGAQVISGKALSEMHRITFVEPDWLAGYGLTWMASRIGENVYHHHGGSVPGFLSMVAFNKPHKLGVVVLTNKQGNIASGTIAFEALEMLTAEAKKETKPGSPQATPANLKPLMGRYVGMPAFGVIFHIEWRDGALRLALPTDPFMIPTPPTPLLATDKPEVFVIEAGRWAGEPLTVEFDSNGRVSGFQMSAHGGRFRKID, from the coding sequence TTGTCGGAAAGAATAATCGATGCGGTCCTGCCAAAGCTAACCGCGCGCATTCATCAAGTGATGGCGCAGCAGGGCGTGCCAGGTGTCGCGCTCGGGTTGGTCGAAGATCAGCAGGTGCTGTGGTCAGGAGGATTCGGCTACGCAGACGTCGCCTCGCAGCGCGCGATGGACGCCGACGCCATCTGCGGGGTGGCCTCTATCACCAAAACCTTCACCGCAACGGCCATCATGCAAGTGCGCGACCAGGGACGGCTTTCGCTGGATGATCCGGTAGGTCGCTACATTCCGGAAATCAGAAAGGTCCGTCCTCGGTTCGGAACACTCAAGGATCTTACGCTGCGACGGCTGATGACTCATCGCTCGGGACTGATCGGAGAAGCACCGACCGGCCACTGGTGGGAAATGAAGTTTCCTTCAGTTGCGGAGATTCTGGCGCTGCTTCCGCAAGTCGAGATGGTCATCGAGCCGGACTCTATATTCAAATACAACAACCTTGCTTTCGTTCTGCTCGGCGAGGTCATCGCGCGAATAACAGGCCGTACTTATCGCGACTACATTCGCCGACAGATCTTGCAACCGCTGCAAATGCGCTCCTCGGGTTTCGACCTCGCCAACCCGCGCAACGCGACCGGCTATATGCCGGAGCGTTACCAGGACGAGCCGGAGGTTTCGCCCGATCCTTCCACCAACGGTTACCTGGCCGCCGCCGGGCTCCGATCCTGCGTAACCGACCTGGCGAAGTGGGTCAGCTTGCAGTTTCGCACTGGCCAAGCAGAGCGAGCCGGTGCGCAGGTAATCAGCGGCAAGGCGCTTAGCGAGATGCATCGAATTACTTTCGTCGAACCGGATTGGCTGGCCGGGTACGGGCTGACCTGGATGGCGTCGCGAATCGGCGAGAATGTCTATCATCATCATGGCGGCTCAGTACCGGGATTTCTTTCGATGGTCGCATTCAACAAACCCCACAAATTGGGAGTGGTGGTCCTGACCAACAAGCAGGGCAACATCGCGTCAGGGACCATCGCGTTCGAAGCACTCGAGATGCTGACCGCTGAGGCCAAGAAGGAAACCAAGCCGGGATCCCCGCAGGCCACCCCCGCAAACCTCAAGCCGCTCATGGGACGCTACGTCGGCATGCCGGCGTTTGGCGTCATTTTCCACATTGAATGGCGCGATGGTGCGCTGCGGCTGGCACTGCCTACGGATCCTTTCATGATACCGACGCCGCCCACGCCCCTGTTGGCGACGGACAAGCCGGAGGTGTTTGTGATAGAGGCAGGCAGATGGGCGGGGGAGCCGCTCACAGTCGAGTTCGACTCAAATGGCCGCGTGAGTGGCTTCCAGATGAGCGCGCATGGGGGCCGGTTCAGAAAAATCGACTAA
- a CDS encoding cyclase family protein: MAAIDFKKIPRFKQLPIRKGAPPESSWGVFGDNDEFGCLNFLTPKGIVDAAKLVKKGKVFRLDTPINYAKPPLFNRNPARHTILSFEQYGLLGHDDSIDNYNTQEGSQWDGLGHVGHVRHRAYYNGVTDDQIKDGPGGQLSIHKWADRFVGRGLLIDVCKYLGAKKRAVDPLSAAVYKLKDLQDALKAQATKVKPGSILLVRTGWLGAYLKASDQQKKEMAPLEALKSCGIEPTSAMVEWLWDNRFAAIGTDCPAVEPWPWDFRDEGALHYRALSMLGLPLGEQFVLDHLAADCAKDKRYEFLLVSVPMNLEGGIASPPNAVAIK; the protein is encoded by the coding sequence ATGGCAGCGATCGACTTCAAGAAGATTCCCAGGTTCAAGCAACTGCCAATCAGGAAAGGCGCTCCACCGGAATCATCGTGGGGCGTGTTCGGAGACAATGATGAATTCGGATGCCTGAATTTTCTCACTCCCAAGGGCATCGTCGATGCGGCAAAGCTGGTGAAGAAGGGGAAGGTGTTCCGGCTGGACACGCCGATAAACTACGCGAAACCGCCCTTGTTCAATCGTAACCCGGCCCGTCACACGATCTTGAGTTTCGAACAATACGGATTGCTGGGCCATGACGATTCGATCGACAACTACAATACCCAGGAGGGAAGTCAGTGGGACGGGCTCGGGCATGTCGGCCACGTACGCCATCGTGCCTACTACAACGGCGTCACTGATGATCAGATAAAGGATGGACCGGGTGGCCAGCTCAGCATCCACAAATGGGCAGATCGGTTCGTAGGGCGCGGCTTGCTGATTGATGTGTGCAAGTACCTCGGCGCCAAGAAGCGGGCAGTCGACCCTCTGAGCGCTGCGGTCTACAAACTCAAGGACCTCCAGGATGCGCTCAAGGCGCAGGCAACCAAGGTGAAGCCGGGCTCCATTCTGCTGGTGCGCACCGGTTGGCTCGGCGCGTACCTGAAAGCCTCAGACCAGCAGAAGAAGGAGATGGCTCCGCTCGAGGCGCTCAAGTCTTGCGGCATCGAACCGACCAGCGCGATGGTAGAGTGGTTGTGGGACAATCGGTTTGCGGCGATCGGTACTGACTGCCCGGCAGTCGAGCCGTGGCCGTGGGACTTCAGAGATGAAGGCGCGTTACACTATAGGGCCCTATCGATGCTGGGGCTGCCGCTCGGAGAGCAATTTGTTCTGGACCACCTCGCCGCCGACTGTGCCAAGGACAAGCGCTACGAGTTCCTGCTGGTCTCGGTGCCGATGAACCTGGAAGGCGGCATCGCCTCGCCGCCCAACGCCGTTGCGATCAAATGA
- a CDS encoding mechanosensitive ion channel family protein codes for MKGATPLQHVLGIHLIPIQLRVVVQGLLLLAALLTAIAIRRRRFALSTTTFVLLAAGLTLDLVAVGMPLADASPARKVAAAAAALFLFGVIRLVLEAIDALTRRGRSHFSTIFKDLVMFSLWGIVVGAVLYTDFGVQPLSILTTTTVVAAVVGLALQETLSNIFSGLTLQLSKPFEPGDWVKAGGFIGRVKGINWRSTTVVTRANERLDIPNATIGKEVLVNYAEDEICDEISIGVSYNVPPNRVREVIVKVLHDLPHVVPQRTPLVLPWEYGDSAIRYRIKYWISDYTFQEQVHAEAVSSLWYALRRHRMEIPFPIRTLELRRARPGHAAEAEYERELIHELRKVDFLHELDDSALKILLSSVQVHEFGAGEVLMRQGEAGETMYIVRHGHVEVIAHGAAGSERHLATMGTSQVIGEAALFTGEPRTATIRALDDVEVIEISRDGLTRLFKQSPNTAQAISEIVATRLNERQAALAQSIEGNGRSGRSRWLLGKMRVIFDF; via the coding sequence ATGAAGGGCGCGACTCCGCTTCAGCACGTTCTTGGCATTCACCTGATCCCGATCCAGCTGCGCGTCGTGGTGCAGGGACTGCTCCTGCTTGCGGCGCTGCTGACCGCGATCGCGATCAGGCGGCGCCGCTTTGCGCTCAGCACGACCACCTTTGTGCTGCTGGCAGCCGGCCTGACTCTCGACCTGGTTGCGGTCGGGATGCCTCTAGCGGATGCCTCTCCGGCGCGGAAGGTCGCTGCAGCGGCAGCAGCCCTGTTCCTGTTCGGCGTCATTCGCCTGGTGCTGGAGGCCATCGACGCGCTCACGCGGCGCGGCCGTTCGCATTTTTCCACGATTTTCAAAGACCTGGTGATGTTCTCCTTGTGGGGCATCGTGGTGGGGGCCGTGCTGTATACCGATTTTGGAGTGCAGCCGCTCTCGATCCTGACCACGACCACGGTGGTCGCGGCCGTGGTCGGTCTCGCCTTGCAGGAAACCCTGAGCAATATCTTCAGCGGGCTGACGCTCCAGCTCAGCAAACCATTCGAACCGGGCGACTGGGTGAAGGCCGGCGGGTTCATCGGCCGGGTCAAGGGCATCAACTGGCGTTCCACGACGGTCGTGACGCGGGCGAATGAACGGCTCGACATTCCCAATGCGACGATTGGCAAAGAGGTGCTGGTTAACTACGCGGAAGACGAAATCTGCGACGAGATATCGATCGGCGTCAGCTACAACGTGCCGCCCAACCGGGTCCGCGAAGTGATCGTCAAGGTACTTCACGATCTGCCCCATGTCGTGCCACAGCGGACCCCGCTGGTGCTGCCCTGGGAATATGGTGATTCGGCGATTCGGTATCGGATCAAATACTGGATCTCTGACTACACTTTTCAAGAGCAGGTCCACGCCGAGGCGGTGTCGAGTCTTTGGTACGCGCTTCGCCGCCATCGGATGGAAATTCCGTTCCCGATTCGCACGCTCGAATTGCGCCGTGCGCGTCCCGGTCATGCTGCGGAGGCGGAGTACGAGAGAGAACTTATCCACGAACTCCGCAAGGTCGACTTTTTGCACGAGCTGGACGACAGTGCGCTAAAAATATTGCTGTCATCCGTGCAAGTTCATGAGTTCGGTGCTGGCGAAGTGCTGATGCGCCAGGGAGAAGCTGGTGAGACGATGTACATCGTTCGCCATGGGCACGTGGAAGTGATCGCACACGGAGCCGCGGGATCGGAGCGGCATCTAGCGACAATGGGCACCTCGCAGGTTATCGGAGAGGCCGCCCTGTTTACCGGCGAGCCACGAACCGCCACCATACGCGCCCTAGACGATGTTGAAGTAATCGAAATAAGCCGCGACGGTCTAACCCGTCTCTTCAAGCAGAGTCCGAACACCGCTCAGGCGATCAGTGAGATCGTTGCCACGCGTCTCAACGAGCGGCAGGCTGCGCTGGCTCAAAGCATCGAGGGCAACGGCCGCAGCGGCCGCAGCCGCTGGCTGTTGGGCAAGATGCGCGTGATTTTCGACTTCTAG
- a CDS encoding DUF952 domain-containing protein, with product MILHIVRRDDWENAIRKGGYVPATLDTEGFIHCSTVAQVVETANLFYRGQSDLVIVCLEEAHLTARLTYEPAVRLDDQRAAALFPHIYGPLNLEAVSEVYEFPCDAEGRFVLPSPLSVA from the coding sequence ATGATTCTGCACATTGTAAGGCGTGACGACTGGGAAAATGCCATCCGCAAGGGAGGATATGTGCCCGCTACTCTCGACACCGAGGGCTTCATTCACTGCTCGACGGTGGCGCAGGTAGTGGAGACCGCGAATCTCTTCTACCGCGGGCAGAGCGATCTGGTGATTGTTTGCCTCGAAGAAGCACATCTTACCGCGCGGCTCACCTATGAACCGGCGGTGCGACTTGACGACCAACGTGCCGCTGCACTCTTTCCGCACATATATGGACCGTTGAACCTCGAAGCGGTCAGTGAGGTTTACGAATTTCCGTGCGATGCTGAAGGTCGGTTCGTCCTTCCAAGTCCGCTGAGCGTCGCCTGA
- a CDS encoding amidohydrolase family protein — translation MANDYDNFDDDDEKPAPGRFARWFAFLPTLSRRARIVRNIIVLVVIVGIAGWITVRVSLSPPRPLIPPGRDFVLTGLTIVNPGLDRNTGQTITVKAGRISRISTVEPPDAGIVAARYAGYFALPGLIDMHVHTPPPPANADRLFFYLEYLAHGVTTIRDTGNDGFLLRYRMNTAGGRVAGPRIFTCGPYLDGEPPVWQFSRAIKNQADADFFVDRLAAHGADFVKVYDRLTPEALAAIESAAKRHNLPVVGHVPEMVTFEDAHIDDVQHLTGVPVVPLQKYQDVTSLYVARANGWRDLDDKRIRFIVQTSVAQHLAHTPTLVANDRISRLYDFNEQLVDPVAAILPRWYPDIVWPRYLTGTGGLPGELQQAMRLMHAQIPKMKEVVRQLHQAGVKVHLGTDTLNPFIVPGESLHEEMQNFADAGYTPEQIWQAATRGNGASLPMPDLGLLKAGAPADFLVFKEDPTKNLDAFDSLQAVIVDGRFYYRTQLEDAVLRYRRRFDNPMYRFVTVTVMRGVIRRIRPRDLQGRVPNDLN, via the coding sequence ATGGCGAACGATTACGACAATTTTGATGACGACGATGAGAAACCTGCCCCGGGCAGGTTCGCGCGATGGTTCGCGTTTCTGCCTACCCTGAGCCGGCGCGCCCGGATAGTGCGCAACATCATCGTGCTCGTCGTTATCGTGGGCATCGCCGGGTGGATCACGGTCCGGGTATCGCTCAGTCCGCCGCGTCCACTGATTCCACCCGGCCGGGATTTCGTCCTTACCGGGCTCACCATCGTCAACCCGGGTCTGGATCGGAATACCGGCCAAACCATCACGGTCAAGGCTGGGAGGATCTCGAGGATAAGTACCGTCGAGCCCCCCGACGCTGGCATAGTTGCCGCGCGCTACGCCGGTTACTTCGCATTACCGGGTCTCATTGACATGCACGTGCATACGCCGCCGCCACCTGCGAACGCCGACCGGTTGTTCTTCTACCTCGAGTACCTGGCCCACGGCGTGACCACCATACGCGACACCGGCAACGACGGATTCCTGCTGCGCTACCGAATGAACACAGCAGGAGGGAGGGTCGCAGGACCACGCATTTTCACCTGTGGTCCATATCTCGATGGCGAGCCGCCGGTCTGGCAATTTTCGCGCGCGATCAAGAACCAGGCCGATGCTGATTTCTTTGTCGATCGGCTCGCTGCTCACGGAGCCGACTTTGTCAAAGTCTACGATCGGCTAACCCCGGAGGCGCTGGCGGCAATCGAAAGCGCGGCCAAGCGCCACAATCTGCCGGTGGTCGGACATGTGCCAGAGATGGTCACCTTCGAAGACGCGCATATAGACGACGTTCAGCATCTCACCGGGGTTCCGGTGGTTCCTCTCCAGAAGTACCAGGACGTGACGTCCCTCTACGTGGCGCGCGCGAACGGGTGGCGTGACCTGGACGACAAGCGTATCCGCTTCATCGTCCAGACCTCAGTAGCTCAGCACCTCGCCCACACTCCCACCCTGGTGGCCAACGATCGAATCTCCCGTCTCTATGACTTCAACGAGCAACTAGTCGATCCAGTAGCGGCGATCCTGCCACGTTGGTATCCGGATATCGTATGGCCGAGATATCTCACCGGTACCGGCGGGCTGCCCGGGGAATTGCAGCAAGCTATGCGCCTGATGCACGCGCAGATTCCGAAGATGAAAGAAGTGGTTCGTCAGCTACATCAAGCGGGTGTCAAGGTGCACCTGGGCACCGATACCCTGAATCCCTTCATCGTTCCCGGCGAGAGCCTGCACGAGGAAATGCAGAATTTCGCCGACGCCGGGTACACCCCAGAACAGATCTGGCAGGCCGCCACTCGGGGCAACGGCGCCTCGCTGCCAATGCCTGACCTCGGGCTCCTGAAGGCCGGCGCACCCGCCGACTTTCTGGTCTTCAAGGAAGACCCCACCAAGAACCTAGACGCTTTCGATTCGCTGCAGGCCGTGATCGTTGATGGCCGCTTCTACTACCGTACTCAATTGGAGGACGCGGTTCTCCGTTACCGCCGAAGATTCGACAACCCGATGTACAGATTCGTGACTGTGACCGTGATGCGCGGGGTGATTCGGCGGATTCGGCCACGTGACCTGCAGGGCAGAGTTCCCAACGATCTCAACTGA
- a CDS encoding ABC transporter permease, whose amino-acid sequence MIPVRYNLRSLLVRRTTSAMTAMVVALVVMVLFILSGFITGIRSTVMQSAVTGNWIVTSRAADSEASSYISRDQYQIIRSRPQIVTNADGTPLVSPEMITGFYPAPDAPATKVGFTFLRGVRPVAFKVHRDMKIVSGRWPQHDASEMAVGRKLAARYPNLAVGSDMRFGHRLWKIVGIFSDHNSTRESEVWTDLDVLTQDVRYNAGFAVLHVVLKPGSEEAFRQSLTTDARLRLDAISEREFYTRESGFVDQLRVLGLVVAFILGVGSTFGGMNTMYSAVARRTGEIGVLRVLGFSRVDVLLSFLIESALLGVAGGVVGVALGLITAQATGLASQLMSVGSYIFTFRLTPSAFTSALIAGASLGAIGGLLPAWRASRIGVVDSLRAV is encoded by the coding sequence ATGATTCCGGTCCGCTACAACCTGCGCAGCCTGCTGGTGCGTCGCACTACTTCCGCGATGACGGCGATGGTGGTGGCGCTGGTGGTGATGGTGCTTTTCATCCTGTCGGGGTTCATCACCGGAATCCGCAGCACCGTGATGCAATCCGCGGTCACGGGTAACTGGATAGTCACCAGCCGCGCTGCCGACTCGGAGGCGTCCAGCTATATCTCACGCGACCAGTACCAGATCATTAGAAGCCGTCCACAAATTGTCACTAACGCCGACGGGACCCCCCTGGTCTCCCCCGAGATGATTACCGGCTTTTATCCCGCGCCGGATGCGCCGGCAACGAAGGTAGGGTTCACGTTTCTCCGCGGGGTAAGACCGGTGGCCTTCAAGGTCCATCGGGACATGAAGATAGTGAGCGGCCGATGGCCGCAGCATGATGCCTCGGAGATGGCCGTGGGACGCAAGCTCGCCGCGCGCTACCCGAACCTGGCGGTCGGCTCGGACATGCGCTTCGGTCATCGACTCTGGAAGATCGTGGGCATCTTTTCGGACCACAACAGCACACGCGAATCGGAGGTGTGGACCGATCTCGACGTGCTAACCCAGGATGTTCGCTACAACGCCGGATTTGCCGTGCTGCATGTGGTGCTCAAGCCCGGAAGCGAAGAGGCCTTTCGGCAATCTTTGACCACCGACGCACGACTGCGTCTCGATGCGATCTCGGAACGCGAGTTCTATACGCGGGAGTCGGGATTTGTCGACCAACTGCGCGTGCTCGGACTGGTGGTTGCGTTCATTCTCGGGGTGGGCTCGACCTTCGGCGGAATGAACACGATGTATTCAGCAGTGGCGCGGCGGACCGGTGAAATAGGCGTGCTGCGGGTGCTGGGATTCAGCCGCGTCGACGTCTTGCTGAGCTTCCTGATCGAAAGTGCCTTGCTCGGAGTTGCGGGCGGGGTTGTGGGAGTCGCGCTTGGGCTGATTACGGCGCAAGCAACCGGCTTGGCCAGCCAATTGATGAGTGTTGGATCTTACATTTTCACGTTTCGCCTGACGCCGTCCGCCTTCACATCCGCTCTGATAGCCGGCGCGAGCCTGGGGGCGATCGGTGGCCTGTTGCCGGCGTGGCGAGCATCGCGAATCGGGGTCGTGGATTCGCTGCGAGCCGTGTAG
- a CDS encoding ABC transporter permease, translating to MSGKLFKLIERNARRNLRRTVLTTLTVALATFIFTVLVSVPASMDRIISDASTTLRLIVNNKTAPWYDLPARYCDAIRELPGCAACVAVTGWPATWHNVSEQVFAAGVGPEIGAVFPDYALSAEHQRAIASERRAAVVGELLMKKYGWKLGQQITLRATTPVAMDLTFVIMGTIQSKHYPNTFIFNRSYLMEAFKAHGMGSVDYAWQLIVRADNSDHLAMLAKEIDERFANSDAETRSETESDALSTGLSQLGDVRRIVFSLCAIVILTVMLIAANSTAMMVRERIGEVAVMRALGFSRGAIGTLLFGECAIVGVVGGGVGAGLAYWLFSGGATLGPVLNGNGALYVMPAQAIVGFAAAIFVAIVSGMIPIAGALRVAPALAFRKTV from the coding sequence GTGAGCGGAAAGCTGTTCAAGCTGATCGAGCGCAACGCGCGCCGCAACCTGCGTCGTACCGTACTAACGACGCTCACCGTGGCACTGGCCACATTTATCTTTACCGTTCTGGTTTCGGTGCCTGCCTCGATGGACCGCATCATCAGTGATGCCTCGACGACTCTCAGGTTGATAGTCAACAACAAGACCGCGCCCTGGTACGACCTGCCCGCGCGCTATTGCGACGCGATCCGCGAGCTTCCCGGGTGTGCCGCCTGCGTCGCGGTGACCGGGTGGCCCGCAACCTGGCACAACGTCAGCGAGCAGGTGTTTGCCGCCGGAGTCGGGCCGGAAATCGGTGCAGTCTTCCCCGACTATGCGCTCAGTGCCGAGCATCAACGCGCAATCGCAAGCGAACGACGCGCGGCGGTGGTTGGCGAACTGCTGATGAAGAAGTACGGGTGGAAGCTTGGCCAGCAAATTACCCTGCGCGCCACAACTCCAGTGGCGATGGATTTGACTTTTGTGATCATGGGTACCATTCAGTCCAAGCATTATCCGAATACGTTTATCTTCAACCGCAGCTATCTGATGGAAGCCTTCAAGGCGCACGGCATGGGTTCGGTGGACTATGCATGGCAGTTGATCGTCCGTGCCGACAACTCCGACCATCTGGCAATGCTGGCCAAGGAGATCGATGAGCGCTTCGCGAATTCCGATGCCGAGACGCGCAGCGAGACCGAGAGTGACGCGCTGTCGACCGGGCTCTCGCAACTCGGCGACGTGAGGCGGATCGTGTTCAGCCTCTGCGCGATTGTGATCCTTACGGTGATGCTGATCGCGGCCAACTCGACTGCGATGATGGTCCGCGAGCGGATCGGTGAAGTTGCGGTGATGCGCGCGCTCGGGTTCAGCCGGGGCGCGATTGGGACCTTGCTGTTCGGCGAATGCGCTATCGTCGGGGTGGTCGGCGGCGGAGTTGGAGCCGGGCTCGCCTACTGGTTGTTCTCCGGTGGCGCAACCCTGGGCCCGGTACTTAATGGGAATGGTGCGTTGTACGTGATGCCCGCGCAAGCGATCGTCGGGTTCGCCGCGGCGATCTTTGTCGCCATCGTAAGCGGCATGATTCCAATTGCCGGGGCGCTGCGAGTTGCGCCAGCGCTGGCTTTCCGCAAAACAGTCTAA